One Maribacter cobaltidurans genomic window carries:
- a CDS encoding NAD-dependent epimerase: MKILVTGAAGFIGYHLAKALIKNGHVVTGLDNLNNYYDVHLKYARLGELGIEQSQAEPWGVISKSSTFSNFSFIRMGLENRTELPKLFMKEKFDVVCNLAAQAGVRYSLENPEAYMDSNMVGFLNVLECCRHYAIKHLVYASSSSVYGLNKKVPFETSDCVDQPISLYAATKKSNELMAYTYSHLFDIPTTGLRFFTVYGPWGRPDMAMFLFTDAIIKNKPIKIFNYGNLERDFTYIDDITEGVVRILETPFEKNKCHKELYKVYNIGNNKSVKLMDFITVIEDTLKKKAQKQMLPMQPGDVVKTWANVDDLIQDYDYRPNTPIKLGVKRYVDWYLKFYSN; the protein is encoded by the coding sequence ATGAAAATTTTAGTGACCGGAGCGGCGGGCTTTATAGGGTATCACCTTGCAAAGGCACTAATAAAAAATGGACATGTCGTTACTGGCTTGGATAACCTCAATAACTACTATGATGTTCATCTAAAATATGCACGGTTGGGTGAGTTAGGGATTGAACAAAGTCAAGCCGAACCATGGGGCGTAATTTCCAAAAGCAGTACTTTTTCCAATTTTTCATTTATCCGTATGGGTTTGGAAAATCGTACAGAGCTTCCAAAATTGTTTATGAAGGAAAAGTTTGATGTGGTTTGTAACCTAGCCGCCCAGGCGGGTGTGCGATATAGTTTGGAAAACCCCGAAGCCTATATGGATAGCAATATGGTGGGTTTCTTGAATGTTTTGGAATGTTGTCGCCACTATGCCATAAAACATTTAGTTTATGCGAGTAGCTCCAGTGTGTATGGCCTAAACAAAAAAGTGCCTTTTGAAACTAGTGATTGTGTAGATCAGCCGATAAGCCTCTATGCCGCCACCAAAAAAAGCAACGAGCTTATGGCATATACCTATAGCCACTTATTTGACATTCCTACAACAGGGCTTCGATTTTTTACCGTTTATGGCCCGTGGGGAAGACCTGACATGGCCATGTTTTTGTTTACGGATGCTATTATCAAAAACAAGCCCATTAAAATATTTAACTATGGAAATCTAGAAAGAGACTTTACTTATATTGACGATATTACGGAGGGGGTCGTTCGCATCTTGGAAACTCCTTTTGAAAAGAACAAATGCCATAAAGAACTATACAAGGTTTATAATATTGGAAACAATAAATCAGTAAAGTTAATGGACTTCATAACCGTGATTGAGGATACGTTGAAAAAAAAAGCCCAAAAACAGATGCTTCCAATGCAGCCCGGGGATGTGGTAAAAACCTGGGCCAATGTAGACGATTTGATTCAAGATTATGATTATCGCCCCAATACCCCAATAAAATTGGGAGTAAAACGTTATGTTGACTGGTATTTGAAGTTTTATTCCAATTGA
- a CDS encoding polysaccharide biosynthesis protein produces MIQKYITYNAERYASKWLVLVIDLFTVAFAFVLSYLIRFNLTLNFEVDNLLVQLPLVLLTSFVSFLLVGSFKGVVRHTGVRDVYNIFNAVCLSSILVIFIVLSNRLYGVLDLFTIPLSIIIINSLITFIGLTASRFVFKSIYNGMHQGNKAIKNVLIYGAGDSGVLTHGAITSHAQSEYRVVGYIDRDVKKIGKKINGVPVFARRTLTEDFITKNNISEIIFSIQNIDSLKLRKTVEGLVDYPIVVKIVPPIEDWINGELKVSQIKQVQIEDLLDRAPIQIKNSKIEVALLNKTILVTGGAGSIGSEIVRQICNYNYNSLIVVDQAESALYDLQQELKQNGFHNFIPIVGDIRDKNRMNQLFEDYKPNLVFHAAAYKHVPLMEYNAYEAIKINIAGTKTIADLSLIHGVEKFVFVSTDKAVNPTNVMGASKRIAEMYISCMQQEGTTKFITTRFGNVLGSNGSVIPLFRKQIEHGGPLTLTHKDITRYFMTIPEASQLVLEAGAMGTGGEIFIFDMGESVRIYDLAKNMIKLSGLRYPEDIDIKITGLRPGEKLYEELLANGENTLPTYHDKIKISKVREIDYRRVRSKIDELCITNMFFNGNTVKLMKDIVPEYISQNSKLCDLDSKVDKREDSIQQLKVVKTS; encoded by the coding sequence ATGATTCAAAAGTATATTACCTATAATGCAGAACGATACGCTTCCAAGTGGTTGGTCTTGGTCATAGATCTTTTTACGGTTGCGTTTGCGTTTGTACTGTCCTATCTTATTCGGTTTAATTTGACCTTGAACTTTGAAGTGGACAACCTTTTGGTCCAGTTGCCCTTGGTATTATTAACCTCCTTCGTTTCCTTTTTATTGGTGGGTTCGTTTAAGGGGGTGGTACGGCACACTGGGGTGCGCGATGTATACAATATATTCAACGCCGTATGTCTATCCAGTATATTGGTTATTTTCATAGTGCTCAGTAATAGGTTGTACGGGGTGTTGGATTTGTTTACCATACCGCTTTCAATAATTATCATCAACAGTCTAATAACCTTTATAGGCCTTACTGCATCCCGTTTTGTTTTTAAATCTATCTATAATGGAATGCACCAGGGCAACAAAGCAATTAAAAATGTTTTGATTTATGGTGCCGGCGATTCCGGCGTTTTGACCCATGGTGCCATTACAAGCCATGCGCAAAGTGAATACAGGGTCGTGGGATATATTGACAGGGATGTTAAGAAAATAGGAAAAAAAATCAACGGAGTCCCGGTTTTTGCTAGAAGGACCCTGACCGAAGATTTCATTACAAAAAATAATATTTCCGAAATTATTTTCTCCATACAGAATATTGATTCCTTAAAATTAAGAAAGACTGTAGAAGGTCTTGTGGATTACCCTATAGTCGTTAAGATTGTTCCACCTATAGAAGACTGGATCAATGGGGAGCTAAAAGTATCCCAGATAAAACAGGTTCAAATTGAAGATTTGCTGGATCGCGCTCCAATTCAAATAAAAAATAGTAAAATAGAAGTCGCCCTTTTGAATAAAACTATCCTAGTAACCGGAGGAGCCGGGTCCATTGGCAGTGAAATTGTACGGCAAATCTGTAATTATAACTACAATTCCTTGATTGTAGTAGACCAAGCTGAATCCGCACTCTACGATTTGCAACAAGAATTGAAGCAGAACGGATTTCATAATTTTATACCCATTGTAGGCGATATTAGGGACAAGAACAGGATGAACCAATTGTTCGAGGATTATAAACCCAATTTGGTCTTTCATGCTGCCGCCTACAAACATGTCCCTTTAATGGAGTACAATGCCTATGAGGCTATAAAAATTAATATTGCAGGTACCAAGACCATAGCCGACCTATCCTTGATCCATGGCGTTGAGAAATTTGTGTTTGTTTCGACGGATAAAGCCGTAAACCCAACCAATGTCATGGGAGCAAGCAAACGTATTGCAGAAATGTACATAAGTTGTATGCAACAGGAGGGAACAACCAAATTCATTACGACTCGTTTTGGGAATGTCTTGGGCTCTAATGGATCGGTAATTCCTCTTTTTAGAAAACAGATTGAACATGGCGGACCTTTAACATTGACCCATAAGGATATTACGCGTTATTTTATGACCATTCCAGAGGCATCCCAATTGGTATTGGAGGCTGGAGCTATGGGAACAGGGGGTGAGATTTTCATTTTTGATATGGGCGAGTCCGTGAGAATATACGATTTGGCTAAAAATATGATTAAACTATCCGGATTAAGATATCCTGAAGATATAGATATTAAAATAACCGGCCTTAGACCTGGTGAAAAACTTTATGAGGAACTTTTGGCCAACGGCGAGAATACGCTTCCTACCTATCACGATAAAATCAAGATTAGTAAAGTCAGGGAAATTGATTACCGAAGAGTGCGTTCCAAAATTGATGAACTTTGTATCACGAATATGTTTTTCAACGGCAATACCGTGAAATTGATGAAAGACATTGTACCTGAATATATTTCCCAAAATTCTAAACTTTGTGATCTGGATTCCAAAGTTGATAAAAGGGAGGATTCCATACAGCAATTAAAAGTGGTCAAAACCTCCTAA
- a CDS encoding polysaccharide biosynthesis/export family protein produces MKLPHYSKILRFFVIVIVFSLASCASQRDVVYFQGIGDYETKITENSHEQTFKVDDLIEIHVSTLDPEASLPFNLYSGVQDAGGRPEKIDYIVSKDGFIDFPVIGSVKVVGLSPQETKVILREKLTPYLKDPIINIRLKNFTVTILGEVKSPGTYPVNGEQITILEALGLANDLTIKGKRENVMVIRDFNGTKVYHRIDLTNKEALNSPVYYLTQNDVIYVEPNRSAVTSSALDNRASIWVSVASVLITSTVLLITRAN; encoded by the coding sequence ATGAAATTACCTCATTATTCAAAAATCCTTAGATTTTTCGTTATCGTAATTGTTTTTAGCTTGGCCTCTTGTGCTTCCCAAAGGGATGTTGTTTATTTTCAAGGCATTGGTGACTACGAAACCAAAATTACCGAAAATTCACACGAACAAACCTTCAAGGTAGATGACCTTATTGAGATACATGTTTCTACTTTGGACCCAGAAGCGAGTTTACCGTTTAATCTATATAGCGGAGTGCAGGATGCCGGGGGAAGACCAGAAAAAATAGACTACATTGTGAGTAAGGATGGATTTATAGATTTCCCTGTAATCGGAAGTGTGAAAGTGGTTGGTCTATCACCACAGGAAACCAAAGTGATATTGCGGGAAAAGTTGACCCCTTATTTGAAGGACCCCATTATCAACATACGCCTTAAAAACTTCACTGTTACGATTTTGGGAGAGGTTAAGTCACCGGGAACCTACCCAGTAAATGGGGAACAAATAACCATTTTGGAGGCTTTGGGATTAGCCAACGACCTTACGATAAAGGGAAAGCGTGAAAATGTCATGGTCATTAGGGACTTCAATGGAACCAAGGTATACCACAGAATAGACTTGACCAATAAGGAAGCCCTAAATTCTCCCGTTTATTATTTGACCCAAAACGATGTCATTTATGTGGAGCCCAATAGGTCTGCTGTAACGTCTTCCGCATTGGATAATAGAGCGTCTATATGGGTCTCCGTTGCCTCGGTGCTTATTACTTCTACTGTGCTTTTAATAACCAGGGCAAATTAG
- a CDS encoding DegT/DnrJ/EryC1/StrS family aminotransferase → MGGKELNYIHEAFDTNWVAPLGPNVNGFEKAIEVELGQGVYAAALSSGTGAIHLGLKLLGVGVGDEVVCQSFTFSASANPILYLGAKPIFVDSERDTWNINPELLRKAIENRIRNFKKPKAIIAVHLYGMPYKIEAVRAIADEFQIPILEDSAEALGSSYKGISCGTFGNIGILSFNGNKIITTSGGGALVSKDKEIRDKAIFLATQARDDAPHYQHSHVGYNYRMSNVLAGIGRGQMEVLGDRVKARRKNYDFYVQALEGCLDIHFLSEPKDYFSNRWLSCILTSGYDMREMLRNALLEENIESRPLWKPLHLQPIFSTCAQFMDGTSEDLFNRGLCLPSGSNLEQEDLERVVATIKNALS, encoded by the coding sequence ATGGGCGGTAAAGAGCTAAACTATATACATGAGGCTTTTGATACTAACTGGGTCGCTCCGTTGGGCCCCAATGTTAACGGTTTTGAAAAAGCCATTGAGGTTGAATTGGGCCAGGGGGTATATGCCGCAGCCTTAAGTTCTGGAACAGGAGCCATTCATTTGGGACTGAAGCTTTTGGGGGTAGGTGTTGGGGATGAAGTAGTATGTCAGAGTTTTACCTTTTCGGCCTCGGCCAATCCTATACTGTACCTTGGTGCAAAACCAATCTTTGTGGATAGCGAAAGGGACACTTGGAACATTAACCCTGAATTATTGCGAAAAGCTATTGAAAATCGTATTCGAAATTTTAAAAAGCCCAAAGCAATCATAGCCGTTCACTTATACGGTATGCCCTATAAAATAGAGGCGGTTAGGGCAATTGCCGATGAGTTTCAGATACCTATTTTGGAGGATAGTGCAGAGGCTCTTGGGAGTTCCTATAAAGGGATTTCCTGTGGTACCTTTGGTAATATTGGTATACTTTCCTTTAATGGCAATAAGATAATAACAACTTCCGGTGGGGGAGCACTCGTATCCAAAGATAAAGAAATAAGGGACAAGGCCATATTTTTGGCAACCCAGGCCAGGGATGATGCCCCGCACTACCAACATAGTCATGTGGGTTACAATTACAGAATGAGCAATGTGCTCGCAGGAATTGGAAGAGGGCAAATGGAAGTTCTTGGGGACAGGGTGAAAGCGCGAAGGAAAAATTATGATTTTTATGTTCAGGCCTTAGAAGGCTGTTTAGATATCCATTTTTTGTCCGAACCAAAGGATTATTTTTCCAATAGATGGTTAAGTTGTATATTAACTTCCGGTTATGATATGCGGGAAATGTTGAGAAACGCATTATTGGAAGAAAATATTGAATCCAGACCCTTATGGAAACCCCTTCATTTACAGCCCATATTTAGTACATGTGCGCAATTTATGGATGGTACTTCCGAGGACCTGTTTAACAGGGGATTGTGTTTGCCTAGTGGGTCAAATTTGGAACAAGAAGATTTGGAGCGGGTTGTCGCCACCATTAAAAATGCTTTATCATGA
- a CDS encoding SDR family oxidoreductase, whose protein sequence is MNLISFNIKPELKILVTGGAGFIGSNLCEALLKNGNTVRCLDNFATGKWKNIQPMLKKQNFNLLEGDIRDLATCQKACEGMDYVLHQAALGSVPRSINDPITSNEVNVSGFLNMLVAARDQQVKRFIYAASSSTYGDSTNMPKVEDIIGKPLSPYAITKYVNELYADVFAKTYGMETIGLRYFNVFGRRQDPNGAYAAVIPKFVTQLMQHESPVINGDGSFSRDFTYIDNVIQMNIRAMLATNLEALNTVYNVAYGERTDLKELVALLKEYLSTYDAEIKNVETIYGPQRKGDVPHSLASIDKAKNLLGYAPEFDIKSGLKEAVAWYWENLRN, encoded by the coding sequence ATGAACCTAATATCCTTTAATATTAAACCTGAATTAAAAATTTTAGTAACGGGCGGTGCCGGATTTATCGGCTCCAACCTGTGCGAAGCATTACTAAAAAATGGAAATACCGTACGTTGCCTGGACAATTTTGCTACCGGGAAATGGAAAAATATACAACCCATGCTTAAAAAGCAAAATTTTAATCTTTTAGAAGGTGATATTCGGGATTTAGCTACCTGCCAAAAGGCTTGTGAGGGTATGGATTATGTATTGCACCAAGCGGCCTTAGGTTCGGTGCCGCGTTCCATTAATGACCCTATTACGAGTAACGAAGTAAATGTATCCGGATTTTTGAATATGTTGGTCGCAGCGAGAGATCAGCAAGTAAAACGCTTTATTTATGCCGCCAGTTCTTCCACTTACGGAGATTCAACCAATATGCCTAAGGTAGAGGACATTATTGGAAAACCCCTATCACCATATGCCATCACAAAGTACGTAAACGAATTGTATGCGGATGTCTTTGCCAAGACTTATGGAATGGAAACAATTGGTCTACGATATTTTAATGTTTTTGGACGCCGGCAAGATCCCAACGGGGCGTATGCCGCGGTAATTCCCAAATTTGTAACGCAATTGATGCAGCATGAATCTCCTGTAATTAATGGTGATGGGTCCTTTTCTAGGGATTTTACCTACATAGACAATGTTATTCAGATGAACATTCGCGCCATGTTAGCAACCAACTTGGAAGCGTTAAATACCGTCTACAATGTTGCTTATGGTGAGCGTACCGATTTAAAAGAACTTGTTGCCTTGCTCAAGGAATACCTTAGCACCTATGATGCTGAAATAAAAAATGTAGAGACTATCTACGGCCCGCAGCGAAAAGGGGATGTCCCCCACTCCTTGGCCTCCATCGACAAAGCTAAAAATCTATTGGGATATGCCCCTGAATTTGACATCAAATCCGGACTAAAAGAAGCAGTAGCGTGGTATTGGGAGAATTTGAGAAATTAG
- a CDS encoding nucleotide sugar dehydrogenase, with protein sequence MKKITKICCIGAGYVGGPTMSVIANKCPHIAVTVVDINEDRIAQWNTPNLDNLPIYEPGLKEIIRESRGKNLFFSTDVDKAIDEAQMIFISVNTPTKTYGKGKGQAADLKFVELCARNIAKVAKEDKIVVEKSTLPVRTAEAIKNILDHTGNGVVFEILSNPEFLAEGTAIDDLLNADRVLIGGDDTPAGKAAKNALSDIYENWLPKERILQTNVWSSELSKLVANAFLAQRVSSINSISALCEKTDANIAEISRAIGFDSRIGPKFLNASVGFGGSCFQKDILNLVYIARSFGLKEVADYWEQVIIMNDYQKRRFADHIIQSLYNTVSGKKIVLYGWAFKKDTNDTRESAAIHIADALMDERAEIVVYDPKVSEERIYADLDYLETRTPDENRTLLKVVSNPMEASREAHGIAVVTEWDEFKSYDWTKIYELMLKPAFIFDGRRILDTQNMRQIGFNYYKIGEA encoded by the coding sequence ATGAAAAAGATTACCAAAATATGTTGCATAGGCGCGGGCTATGTTGGAGGTCCCACCATGTCCGTTATCGCCAATAAATGCCCTCATATCGCGGTCACTGTGGTAGATATAAACGAAGATCGAATTGCCCAATGGAACACCCCAAATTTGGACAACTTGCCCATTTATGAACCCGGTTTAAAGGAAATAATAAGGGAGAGCAGGGGAAAGAACCTCTTTTTTTCAACCGATGTGGACAAAGCCATTGACGAGGCCCAGATGATATTTATCTCGGTAAATACTCCTACAAAAACCTACGGAAAAGGAAAAGGGCAGGCCGCAGACCTAAAATTTGTGGAACTCTGTGCACGCAATATTGCCAAAGTGGCCAAAGAGGACAAAATTGTGGTTGAAAAATCCACCTTACCAGTACGCACGGCTGAGGCCATTAAAAATATACTGGACCATACCGGCAACGGTGTTGTCTTTGAAATTTTGTCCAATCCCGAATTCTTGGCCGAGGGAACCGCCATTGATGACCTTTTAAATGCCGATAGGGTTTTAATAGGCGGGGATGACACCCCTGCTGGAAAGGCTGCCAAAAATGCCCTTAGTGACATCTACGAAAATTGGCTGCCCAAAGAACGTATTCTACAAACCAATGTGTGGTCTTCAGAGCTTTCCAAACTGGTTGCCAATGCCTTTTTGGCCCAACGAGTTTCTTCCATTAACTCCATTTCCGCACTTTGTGAAAAAACAGATGCCAATATTGCTGAAATTTCCAGGGCCATAGGCTTTGATAGTCGAATTGGGCCTAAGTTTTTGAATGCCTCCGTTGGTTTTGGAGGTTCTTGTTTTCAAAAGGATATCTTAAACTTGGTCTATATTGCACGAAGTTTTGGATTAAAGGAAGTGGCCGACTATTGGGAACAGGTGATTATTATGAACGACTACCAAAAGCGGCGATTTGCCGATCATATCATACAGAGCCTGTACAACACGGTGTCCGGCAAAAAAATCGTGCTGTATGGTTGGGCCTTTAAAAAGGACACGAACGATACGCGGGAATCGGCAGCTATTCATATAGCCGATGCCCTAATGGATGAACGCGCAGAAATAGTCGTTTATGATCCCAAAGTAAGTGAAGAAAGAATTTATGCCGATTTGGATTATTTGGAAACCCGTACCCCGGATGAAAATAGGACCCTTTTAAAAGTTGTATCCAACCCTATGGAAGCCAGCAGGGAGGCCCATGGCATAGCAGTTGTTACGGAATGGGATGAATTTAAATCCTATGATTGGACTAAAATTTACGAACTAATGTTAAAGCCTGCCTTTATATTTGACGGTAGGCGTATTTTGGATACACAAAATATGAGGCAAATTGGTTTCAATTATTATAAAATTGGAGAAGCATGA